The following are encoded in a window of Scophthalmus maximus strain ysfricsl-2021 chromosome 2, ASM2237912v1, whole genome shotgun sequence genomic DNA:
- the pgk1 gene encoding phosphoglycerate kinase 1: MSLSNKLTLEKVDVKGKRVIMRVDFNVPMKDKKITNNQRIKAAVPTIQHCLDHGAKSVVLMSHLGRPDGNFVPEKYSLEPVAAELKTLLGKDVTFLKDCVGAEVEAACANPAPGSVLLLENLRFHVAEEGKGKDASGNKTKASQGEIDSFRASLSKLGDVYINDAFGTAHRAHSSMVGVNLPQKAAGFLMKKELEYFAMALEKPQKPFLAILGGAKVKDKIQLINNMLDKVDEMIIGGGMAFTFLKVLNNMEIGTSLYDEEGAAIVKDLMAKAEKNGVKITLPVDFITAEKFDEKAATGTATVAAGIPAGWMGLDCGPESSKANAEAVGRAKQIVWNGPVGVFEFDNFAKGTKSLMDKVVEVTKAGCITIIGGGDTATCCAKWNTEDKVSHVSTGGGASLELLEGKVLPGVDALSSA, encoded by the exons ATGTCTCTGTCTAACAAACTCACCCTGGAGAAGGTGGACGTCAAGGGGAAGCGCGTCATCATGAG agtTGATTTCAACGTTCCCATGAAGGACAAGAAGATCACAAACAACCAGAG GATCAAGGCGGCTGTTCCCACCATCCAACACTGTCTGGACCACGGGGCCAAGTCCGTCGTGCTGATGAGCCACCTGGGACGTCCCGATGGAAACTTTGTGCCTGAGAAATACTCTCTGGAGCCCGTCGCTGCCGAGCTCAAGACCCTTCTGGGAAA GGACGTCACCTTCCTGAAGGACTGTGTGGGCGCGGAGGTGGAAGCCGCCTGCGCCAACCCTGCCCCTGGGTCCGTGCTCCTGCTGGAGAATCTCCGCTTCCACGTCGCCGAAGAGGGAAAGGGCAAGGACGCCTCTGGAAACAAG ACCAAGGCCTCGCAGGGGGAGATTGATTCCTTCAGGGCGTCTCTGTCCAAACTGGGAGACGTCTACATCAATGACGCTTTCGGCACAGCTCACAGAGCCCACAG cTCCATGGTGGGAGTGAATCTTCCTCAGAAGGCCGCTGGTTTCCTGATGAAGAAGGAGCTTGAGTACTTTGCCATGGCTCTGGAGAAACCTCAGAAGCCCTTCCTGGCCATCCTCGGAGG agCGAAGGTGAAAGATAAGATCCAGCTGATCAACAACATGTTGGATAAGGTGGACGAGATGATCATTGGCGGAGGCATGGCCTTCACCTTCCTCAAAGTCCTCAACAACATGGAG ATTGGTACCTCCCTGTACGACGAGGAGGGCGCGGCCATCGTCAAAGACCTGATGGCAAAAGCTGAGAAGAACGGCGTCAAGATCACTCTGCCCGTCGACTTCATCACCGCCGAGAAGTTTGACGAGAAAGCCGCCACTGGCACCGCCACCGTCGCTGCTGGTATCCCCGCTGGCTGGATG GGTTTGGACTGTGGACCAGAGAGCTCCAAGGCAAATGCGGAGGCGGTGGGCAGGGCCAAGCAGATTGTGTGGAACGGCCCAGTCGgtgtgtttgagtttgacaACTTTGCCAAAGGGACGAAGAGCCTGATGGACAAAGTGGTGGAGGTGACCAAAGCCGGGTGCATCACAATCATTG GTGGGGGCgacactgccacctgctgtgCCAAGTGGAACACAGAGGACAAGGTCAGCCACGTGAGCACAGGAGGCGGAGCCagtctggagctgctggagg GTAAAGTCCTGCCTGGCGTGGACGCCCTCAGCAGTGCCTAA